The genomic region CATGTTTTtcagttgaatctcgaactataGCAACTCCATCTCATGAATCATCTAACTTCGTGAAATCTTAAGACTTTAAGGAGAGATGAGTATTTAAGCTAAAAGCTAAGTTATTGATaagttacaattttaccttaaacattttaaaaagtttcaattttggtcacaatttttaaatatatttaagaaaaacCCTCATTAGAAATCTTGGTTAAAATGCCcaagaaaaatacaagattGGGAGTAATATTGAAACTTTGAAAATGTTAGGGcaaaaattgaaatcaattACATAAACTTCACaaacatttcaaaataatttattttgtcCTAATTATGCCACGTGGGTGTTTTAAAAATACCAATAATCACCTAAGCTAAGCTAGATGTTAAAGAATAGATAAGTTTTGGTAACATATTGAAAGACTAGaggtaaaattaaaaattttaaagcaTGAAAAAGTTAGAATTAACACCCTACTATgtacatatataattgaaacatatcTGGTATAATTTAGcaaaaattctaaattaaatcatcataaaattaaaaaatattaattacacgTGTTACATATTAAATATACCAATTATTATCTAAAAGGTTGGTTGTtcaatctttttctcttttaattgtTGAACTTacaagattaaaaatatattccatattttcactaatttttatTAAAGCATCTTAACATATGAAAAACgttatttttcaaactttcaCTTTTTTAAGTTGCAAACTTCCAATACAATCCAATAATGTTCTAAAATATAGACCaactaaaaagaaatttactaaAATTCATTGGATTCCATTATTTTGGAATAAGATACCAAACAAAGCTCCATCATTTTCACTTAGCAATAATGAAATGAAACAATAGGAGGGATATCTTCTCCTCTTTCCATCATTTCAAACCACAAAAAACAAGTCACCCACCATCCATTGATGGAATGTTAAAGATAGATTACAAAAAAGAGAagtttcaataaaaatttagccactaaactttttaaatcaattttaaagtttgagaggtatctaataaaaaattttcaaaatttaattttgtaaggaataaattttataaatatttaataagtacttaaacttttataatttatctatgtctaactaattttttttttaattttcaattttatcgaataggtatttaaactttaaaaatatctaataggTACATGTTTCAAATTTTAGTGATCCTTAatctattataaaaaattaaaattaatcgctctattaaatttaaaattgaattttaagtgTAAGAAGattttaaagtttcaatttAGTGTTTAACATGTTtgtaaatttagaaaaatgttaGAATATTATTGgatataaactaaaaaatgacttattaaaggaaatttaaaagttaagacttcttttttttctttaaaagtaaaatttatagattttaaaattttgataaaataaaaaattgaattattatatttttaaagtttagaatcTAAAATAGACGGGTAAAAATCCTAACGAGTTATTTATCCATAAAATagaaactattttccttttttttttttcactaattTCTTTAACACtaccatttttttcctttccttttttttttttttagtttcaactTTCCCCTTTCCCTTTTCTACATCAATTCTTCTCCCCCCAATTCTCTTTATATATACTCATTTTCATATCCATTATCAGAACTCTCTCCCACCGGACACAAAAACAGAGTCCCCACAACAAACAAGTTCCAATCCCAATACCCACTTCCATTTTCATCACCAAAATCCCACATTACTGAGAAAATAAGGGATAAAATCAGAAGTGTTgagtgaaaaacaaaaaataattgaaaagttttttcatttcttatggACTTGTTTGGGAATCAATCTGTTTCTTGTTCcattttcttggtcttctctgttctcttaattttccatggtaatttgaatttcaattctCTGTTGCTTTTTTGAGCTTTTGGGTTTTGATTGTTCATGTTTTTAGTAATATCCATTTCAATTTCTGATTTTAGGGGCTTTTGGAGCTAAATTTACATTTGTCAATAAGTGCGATTTTACAGTTTGGCCGGGAATTCTCTCCGGCGCCGGCAGCTTGAAGTTCGAAACCACTGGTTTCGAGCTTCGAAAGGGAAGTTCAAAGTCTTTTCAAGCGCCGGCCGGCTGGTCCGGTCGCTTCTGGGGCCGAACCGGCTGCAGCTTTGATGGCGCTGGCCGAGGTGCCTGTACTACCGGGGATTGTGGGTCCGGCGAAATTGAGTGCAACGGCGCCGGAGCCGCACCGCCAGCGACTCTGGCGGAGTTCACTCTTGGGTCCGGCGCATCATCGCCGGATTTCTACGATGTCAGCCTCGTCGACGGGTACAATTTGCCGATGATCGTTGAGGGGACCGGTGGAACAGGCGCCTGTGGGTCGACCGGGTGTGTAACGGACTTGAACCGGCAGTGTCCAGCGGAGCTTAAGGCGGAGAACGGTGGCGCGTGTAGAAGCGCGTGTGAGAAGTTTGGGACGCCGGAATATTGCTGTAGTGGCGCGTATGGTTCACCGGCGACCTGTAAGCCAACGAAGTACTCGGAGATATTCAAATCAGCTTgtccacgatcgtatagctacGCCTACGACGACGCTACCAGCACTTTCACTTGCTCCGGCGCCGATTATACCGTCACATTTTGCCCTTCGTCTCCAAGGTACAGGAGATGAACCCATTTTTCAAATCAGCtcaattttggatatttatttatttatttaaatttgggtTTATACTAATTTGCTCCTTTtacttttggtttttttttgttcattttaatcattctactttaaaaaatattattttagtatttatacttttaactttggttcattttggtccatatattttaaaaatgttcattttaatatttttaacttgttcattttagttcttaaactttaaaaaaatgacatttttatcatttaaaagtaaaaataaaggGAGCAAAAtgacaactttttaaaaataaggaccaaaatgaaacaaagttgaaagtacaatgattaaaatgaatatttttaaagtataggaatcaaaatgaacaaaaattgaaagtgtgagaaccaaaatgaacaatttgaaagtgtaaagaccaaaataaataaaaactaaaagtataagaaccaaagtagtatttaaacctataaTTCTATTTGCAAGTTTCTACATTTtcttatctatttattttattaatattttgaaagctaaacaaatagtttttaaagacatatttttattttaaaatttgataagaGTTCAATTGTTTAATTGGCAAACGGGGCATaagtttttttccctctttcttttcttttttctttttttttcccgttTACTCAAACTACTTTTtactttctatatatatatatagtttttatttattttaatctcacaactttaaacaaagattcATTTGGACCATTTTGCAAAAAGATTCTAAACCTCAGAGAATATGTATTCTTTTCACTTGTAATTAGACATGTgatatgttttcttttatttcattgGTCATACTTTTTTTAAATGTCGCTATTAAGAATGGATGAAAATAGTATATATAATCAACTTGAACATCAATTGGTCGCtcccatattttttaaaattttaaaagaaagtaTCACAATATTAATActctctccatttttttttctaaaaaatcatttttaacaattaattatGGGATAGAGAATAAATTTTAAACCTTTAAGATGGTAATTGACAATAATctggattaatttaatttttttaaaagttaagaaaataaaattgaccTTTTAAAAGAGGAAGGTCATTGAAAAAGTATTAGGAATTTTGAGTAGTAAAATGATTCTAACCATTTCGTTCACTTGgaatttacataaaatttaaCTATTGATTCATTTTACAGCTTAAAATCATCAACAGATTCATCGCCAAGGACCGCGACGGGAACAGGGACGACAACCGCCGGGGCGGTGGAACAGACAACGTCGTTGCCTGAAAATTCATGGCTGGCAGATTTAGCCATTGGAGATTCAACCAGAACTCACCCAAATGAtttgtcttttcttttgtttgtgTTAATTTTTGGAagctctttcttcttctcatttctagatttcttttcatcttagcaTAAAAATTTAATGTCtcacaatgaagagatgatgaTTTTGGAGAAACAAATGGATTCAAATTTCATATCACTAAAAGAAAGCTCCATTTTGCTACCAATTTCAAGAACTATATTTGTGTATAAAAATATTCCAAgcattattttttacaaaaggAATGCCTTTCCTAATcaccctttttcttttgaataaaCCTATAGTAATGTGACCATTTTAATCATAATTTTGTGGCTATACTTGTTTAAAAAATGGAAGCATTAGCTTCGAATATGGATATATTTGAGTCATGATTTTCgttcaaatatatctctaatATAGATTGTGATGGTCTATATTACTTTAACCTAAATAATTGTAATAGGAcaaattatctcataactgtaatttaaacatatttttatcaTTAGATATGACATCTATGATCTATATCACACCTTTACCAAAAGAAACGAAACAAATATAACACTTTGACTTGATTAGTTACAACGAATGACAAAATAGAAATTATGTTAAACTACCATTTTGATCCTCAAACTttgaagtttcttttttttttttctttttttttttttgctttttttgctttgatattgttgattaattttcaattatacaCCTATTTTCTTAACCCTTTTATTATTAAAACTGtaaaaaattctattttttttcaatttgtaaaACATAATAGATTCTTTTCAAcgtattcttttaaaaattgtaaaaattctaatttttttttttaaaacataccACTAAAATACATGTCATATTGCAATAAAATGAacattctttctttattttcattatttattatgtCAAAAGATAATATCattgaatatatttatatatgacGTAATCAATGGTtaacttagttaaaattaataattataatagttGCGACCATTAAATTTTTCTAAGATTTATTTCTTATTCTTATCACCTAGAAAAATTCAGGCAATTTTTTTCCATCCTTCACAtctttcataaaaaaatatgaattttattttataataaagcCTTAGTATAAATAAATAGGACATTATATcatctataattcaaaattaaattaagattttaaATATTAGCatgtaattgaaaaaaatgttgaactaaatcaataattttatctatttacaACTATTCTTGgttaaaaataggttttttttttaaatttattttctaccatttgcaatttttttttaattttctagaaAATTGtaagacaaaataaaataaataaaaatcgatctaatttaaaattataaatggaatcataaattgaaaatgtccaaaaaaaaaatatctccaACAATACCAATATACATGTGTAAAAATACAAAACTACAATAAATTACAAATCTTCACCAAGTCAAGCAACAAACAGTAGACCATAACAAAGAAGTTACGAAAGATATGTTTGATTAGTTTGGGCctataaggaagaaaaagaagtataTTTAGACCGTTGGGTAGGAGAAAATATACTAGAACATACCTTTTGAAGTTAGAGATGGAGGaaggaaacaaaatatattGCAACAACCAAACCATAAAAGAAAACTGTCGAAAAAGAGTGAGAATAAAGATCTATAGATCTTTCATTGGAACGAATCCAActccaaacaaacaaaataaatagtTGCAAACatttgtaaaattgaaattcaatttcaatatatgaaaattaaatttagttgaATAACGAAGGCATTTTCAACCGAACAAAAAAAGAGCCCATTGATGAGATGAAAAATAACGAACAAATTCACTACGTATGGAGGAAGATATTACAAAATAGTCCACAAAACATAAGGAGAAACCGAGATGCAATAATCTGAAACCAAAATAAGAATGCaaatttttaatctaattacCAAAATGAAGTAAAATCGAATATgaaattgtactaaaaaattgGAGTGcagaatttgaaaataattatcaTCGACCTTAGGgggaaaaatatagaaaagaaaCCTGTTGTAGGGTGGGTTGAACCCCATCAAGCTCAGTATCTCCTACTAAGAATTTACTCCTTGTCCAATTTTGATGGAAAAGCATAAAAAAAGGTGAGAGAAAGATACATGGTTTGTTATTGAAGTGACAAGAGAAGATGTGGAAAAAAATAGGGAAGATAGAGATGAAACAGAATCGATATCAACCGGGGAAGAAAGAATAAAGACGAAGAAGTAAATAgaatataaatagaaaaaaataatagagacttaGCTGTAATAACATAATAGAAATGTAAACAAATTATAAGAGACGAAGAATAAACACATATAATGATCGAAAGAGGTAGTACACCCTAGTCAAAAAATGGAAACCAAAAAATCCGAATAGAAAAAAAACctcacaaaatatatctgtcaTGCGAACCGTTTTCGGGAAATCGAGTCCATATCattgaaaaaatggaaaacGACAAATAAAACATTGGGGGAACCAGATGAAAATGTATAAATccaaaccaataaaccaaatATTCCAAAAGATTCTAGATCTAAAAAATATGTAGTAGAAAAACCAGTTAGATCTACTAAAAAATAGTTCATATCTACTAGATCTAAAAAAAATACTGTAGAAAGATAACCAAAGAAGGGAAACGCTGGATTCAACAAAAAAAGTTAGATCTACCAAAAAGATGGTgtagaagaacaaaaaaaaaaaagtagttagATCTACCAAAAAATTGTTCATATCTACTAGATCTACCGAAAAATAGCCTTACAAAGAAAATCGAAGAAGAGAAATGCAGACTTCAGCAAGAAAATGCAAATATAGAATGAAGAAATGCAGACTTCAGCAAGAAAATGCAAATATAGAATGAAGTCTGAGGAGAATATAATTTATATGGGtcaaaaggagaaagaagagaCGACTGAAGTAAGACGAACCAAACGGCGAAAGAATAAAGAAAtgggaaaagagagagaaacggATGAGTAAAGGGAAGAGTAATGAAAACAGGTGAAAATGTTGGAGAGTAAAACGGTGGGTTATCCCACCGTtttcttttaatcaattaaacaaacACCGGATAAGCTTAAAAAGTCCACCCAACTCAACTCTCTCTTGGGCTACCAAATGCACCCTAAATAAGATCCATGccatatttttcaaaactaactTCTGTTTCACATAGAAAAGGGAATAAAAAGATGTCATAAATTACAAATGACACTTTACTCAAccttttatacaacaaatttgtcaATGTATAAACTCCTATTGTCAACGATTATTTGAGTAGTActcataaaataaaagtgcgattaagaaataaaatcttattattGATAGCGAAAGCGAGCATATAGTTCAACTGACAAACGAATGTGTTAATAAATACGAAATTTGTAGTTTAAATCCTACTATATATCCCCAAttgtattaaaagaaaaatcttattatcgattaaatatttaattattaatttttttggcAAGCTACAACCTTACAGTTCATATGAGAATGAGACATCAACCATAATGTTTCTATCAATAAATTAAGTACTAATAAACTGTTGTTTCCAAAATCTCAATcatttaaaataacattttaaaatcagcatagcatatatatatatatatacataaaccCCTTCTACCTTCAGGGAGGAAGTAAcacttaattaagtttaatttgaTACATGATTGGATAGATTTGATCCTGTTAATTGCagaagaaattaattaatccaaatataattactattttaGGAGTGGATAGTTAGATCCTCCCCCACCTAATTTGATACTACTCCTAAAACATTAATAagatttatttagttttttttttttaaagattatgTTGAATCTATACACTttagaaatattattttagc from Benincasa hispida cultivar B227 unplaced genomic scaffold, ASM972705v1 Contig179, whole genome shotgun sequence harbors:
- the LOC120069029 gene encoding thaumatin-like protein 1 isoform X2, producing MDLFGNQSVSCSIFLVFSVLLIFHGAFGAKFTFVNKCDFTVWPGILSGAGSLKFETTGFELRKGSSKSFQAPAGWSGRFWGRTGCSFDGAGRGACTTGDCGSGEIECNGAGAAPPATLAEFTLGSGASSPDFYDVSLVDGYNLPMIVEGTGGTGACGSTGCVTDLNRQCPAELKAENGGACRSACEKFGTPEYCCSGAYGSPATCKPTKYSEIFKSACPRSYSYAYDDATSTFTCSGADYTVTFCPSSPRFIAKDRDGNRDDNRRGGGTDNVVA
- the LOC120069029 gene encoding thaumatin-like protein 1 isoform X1, whose product is MDLFGNQSVSCSIFLVFSVLLIFHGAFGAKFTFVNKCDFTVWPGILSGAGSLKFETTGFELRKGSSKSFQAPAGWSGRFWGRTGCSFDGAGRGACTTGDCGSGEIECNGAGAAPPATLAEFTLGSGASSPDFYDVSLVDGYNLPMIVEGTGGTGACGSTGCVTDLNRQCPAELKAENGGACRSACEKFGTPEYCCSGAYGSPATCKPTKYSEIFKSACPRSYSYAYDDATSTFTCSGADYTVTFCPSSPSLKSSTDSSPRTATGTGTTTAGAVEQTTSLPENSWLADLAIGDSTRTHPNDLSFLLFVLIFGSSFFFSFLDFFSS